TGCGGTCGATTTCGTCAATTTCACCGGCTCGGTGGAGGGCGGGCGCGCCATCGAGCGCGCGGCGGCGGGCACGTTCACGCCGCTGGGGCTTGAGCTCGGCGGCAAGGATCCCGCCTATGTGCGCGCCGATGCCGACCTCGCCTTCGCGGTGGAGAACCTTGTCGACGGCGCGTTCTACAATTCCGGCCAGTGCTGCTGCGGCATCGAGCGCATCTATGTGCATGAGAGCCTCTATGACCGCTTCGTCGAGGGCTTCGTCGATCTCACCGCCGGCTATGTGCTCGGCAACCCGCTGGACGAGGCGACCACGCTCGGCCCCATGGCGCAGGGCCGCTTCGCCGACCTGATCCGCGGCCAGATCGCCGAGGCCGTCGGCAAGGGCGCGACCGCCCATATCGACCCCGCCCGCTTCCCCGCCAACCGCGCGGGCACGCCCTATCTCGCCCCGCAGGTGCTCACCGGCGTCGATCATTCCATGTCGGTGATGACGCAGGAGAGCTTCGGCCCGGTGGTCGGAATCATGAAGGTGGCGGACGACGCCGAGGCGCTGACGCTGATGAATGACAGCGTCTACGGCCTCACCGCCTCGATCTGGACGGCGGATGTCGAGGCCGCCGAGGCGCTCGGCAACGAGATCGAGACCGGCACCGTGTTCATGAACCGCTGCGACTATCTCGATCCTGGCCTCGCCTGGACCGGGGTGAAGGACACCGGGCGCGGCGCCACGCTCTCGCGCATCGGCTTCGAGATGCTCACCCGGCCGAAGTCATTTCACCTGCGCCACGGCTGAGCCGCCGTATCGCCGCGCGGCCTCGATGGCGAGGCCGGTGCCGACCGAGCCGAACGTGTCGCCCTCCACCACCCGCGCGTCCGGCAGGGCGGCGGTGATGGCGGTGCGCACATGGGCGAGGCGCGTCGAGCCGCCGGTGAGGAACAGCGCGTCGATATCGTCGCCCGTGAGGCGAGCCTGCGACAGGCACAGCGCGATGCGCCCAGCGATGCGCTCGGCCAGCGCGCTGGTATGCGCCTCCAGCTCCTCCGGCGTGATGCCGAGCGAGAGGCCGGCCTCCAGCCAGCCGAGCTCGATCTCGGCGCGCGGCGCGTCGGTGAGGGCGATCTTGGCCTCTTCCGCCGCCATGGCGAGCGTATGGCCGCGTTGCTCTTCGACCACGCGGATCAGCCGCTCGACCAGCGCCGGGTTGGCCGCCTCGCGCCGCACTTCGGTCAGCTCGCGCAGGGTCTTGGCGGTGTAGAGCCGGTTGATGCTCGACCAGGTGGCGAGCTCGTGGAAATAGCCGCTCGGGACATCCCGGCCCGCCCGCTTCATCGGGCTGCGGAAGCCGAGCAGCGGCATCAGCGTGCCGAGCGAGAGGTAGCGGTCGAAATCCGTGCCGCCGATGCGCACGCCGTCATTGGCGAGAATGTCGTCGTCCCGCTCGGCCTGGCGCGCCCGAGCGGGCCCAAGGCGGACGATGGAAAAATCCGAGGTGCCGCCGCCAATATCGGCGATCAGCGCGATCTGCTCGTCGCCCACCTGCTGCTCATAGTCGAGCGCGGCAGCGATGGGCTCGAACTGGGTGGAGATGGCCGAAAAACCCGCGCCCTCCGCGATGGCGCGCAGCGCCTCCTCGGCCTTGCGGTTGGCGGCCGCATCGTCATCGACGAAGAACACCGGCCGGCCGAGCACCACCTGTTCGAGAGCGGTCCCCGTGCTCGCCTCCGCGCGGGCCTTCACCGTCTTCAAGAAATCCCCGATGACATCGCGGAAGCCGATGGCGCGGCGGCCGATCTGCGTCTTCTCCTCAATCAGCGGGCTGCCGAGCACCGCCTTGAGGCTGCGCATCAGCCGGCCATTCTCGCCGGCGACATAGCGCGCCATGGCGTCGCGGCCGATGGAGAGCGTGCCGGCGGGATCGTAGAACACCGCGCTCGGCACCGTCACCTTGCCATCCTCCAGCGGGGCAAGCGTCGGCGCGCCGGCCCGCCACAGGCCGAGCGTGGTGTTGGAGGTGCCGAAATCGAGGCCGCAGAACGCCATGGGAACTCCTGAGCTGCAGATGCGGGCATGGCGGCCGCGCGGGTGGTCGGTGAGGGCAGCCTCGCTAGCTGCTTCGGAGCGATTGATCAATTGACGTCAGGTTGAGGAGGCGGCACACCGGGGGCGGAAAAGGGAGCGTGCCATGACGATGCATCAATGGACCATGAAGCACTCGATCGCCGCCGTGGTGATCCTGCTGGTGGCGGTCGGCGCCTTCCTGTTCAGCTGGACCTGACGTCGGCGGAAATTGCGCCGGCCTTCTGGTGCACGTCACAATCGGCGCCTATCTGAAGCCGACGTGGAGCCCGGTGATCGGGCATCCGTGAGGAGTTGGTTCGCCTTGCCCAGCGATTTCTCGTCCGACGACACGACGGTGCGCGACCCCGTGCCGGCAACGGCGGACGGTTCCGCGGAGGCGACGGACGATACCGTCCGCCTGTCGGATGTGCTGAGCCGCATCGCCAACGATACCAGCCGCGAGCGCATCGCGGTGGGCGATCTGC
Above is a window of Ancylobacter sp. WKF20 DNA encoding:
- a CDS encoding Hsp70 family protein translates to MAFCGLDFGTSNTTLGLWRAGAPTLAPLEDGKVTVPSAVFYDPAGTLSIGRDAMARYVAGENGRLMRSLKAVLGSPLIEEKTQIGRRAIGFRDVIGDFLKTVKARAEASTGTALEQVVLGRPVFFVDDDAAANRKAEEALRAIAEGAGFSAISTQFEPIAAALDYEQQVGDEQIALIADIGGGTSDFSIVRLGPARARQAERDDDILANDGVRIGGTDFDRYLSLGTLMPLLGFRSPMKRAGRDVPSGYFHELATWSSINRLYTAKTLRELTEVRREAANPALVERLIRVVEEQRGHTLAMAAEEAKIALTDAPRAEIELGWLEAGLSLGITPEELEAHTSALAERIAGRIALCLSQARLTGDDIDALFLTGGSTRLAHVRTAITAALPDARVVEGDTFGSVGTGLAIEAARRYGGSAVAQVK
- a CDS encoding aldehyde dehydrogenase family protein gives rise to the protein MSDIVCISPIDGTELARRPAANDSATAAALEAARTAQRDWRQVPIAERSAYVLRFLDAMLAMNQEIVPELAQQMGRPVRNGGEFRGFEERVRYVVEMAARGALDPVVPHDAREGFRRYVKRDPLGIVLVVAPWNYPYLTAVNTIAPALIAGNAVLLKHAAQTILVGERFQMAMDRAGLPKGLFTNLVLTHDQTSRLIGSGAVDFVNFTGSVEGGRAIERAAAGTFTPLGLELGGKDPAYVRADADLAFAVENLVDGAFYNSGQCCCGIERIYVHESLYDRFVEGFVDLTAGYVLGNPLDEATTLGPMAQGRFADLIRGQIAEAVGKGATAHIDPARFPANRAGTPYLAPQVLTGVDHSMSVMTQESFGPVVGIMKVADDAEALTLMNDSVYGLTASIWTADVEAAEALGNEIETGTVFMNRCDYLDPGLAWTGVKDTGRGATLSRIGFEMLTRPKSFHLRHG